One window from the genome of Scatophagus argus isolate fScaArg1 chromosome 13, fScaArg1.pri, whole genome shotgun sequence encodes:
- the basp1 gene encoding brain acid soluble protein 1 homolog, with the protein MGGKLSKKKKGYNVNDDKAKDKDAKAEGASAEESEAPKDNKDEAAADAKEVANDTAAKEAPAADAAAPKEEEKNAAPAAKEPEKPAANAEPKTEAPKSAEPAKAEEKAAAPAPAKESAPAAKEPEAKAAPTPESKDEADGKKTEAPAAPAAKAEAAPAASPDPKPTEAAPAPAKEAAAAPSSTPAAEPPAKEANATEAPSKDQTVAVQD; encoded by the coding sequence ATGGGAGGCAAGCTgagcaaaaagaagaagggaTACAACGTAAACGATGACAAGGCCAAAGACAAGGATGCCAAAGCAGAGGGGGCATCTGCCGAGGAGAGCGAAGCGCCGAAAGACAACAAAGACGAGGCTGCCGCCGATGCTAAGGAGGTAGCAAACGACACGGCGGCCAAGGAGGCGCCAGCAGCAGACGCTGCAGCGCctaaagaggaggaaaaaaacgcCGCTCCTGCTGCAAAGGAGCCCGAGAAACCTGCCGCCAACGCTGAGCCCAAAACGGAGGCACCCAAGAGCGCAGAGCCCGCCAAGGCTGAGGAGAAAGCAGCTGCTCCCGCCCCGGCCAAAGAATCGGCCCCTGCCGCCAAGGAGCCCGAGGCTAAGGCGGCGCCGACCCCAGAGAGTAAAGATGAGGCCGACGGCAAAAAGACTGAGGCCCCCGCGGCACCAGCAGCCAAAGCCGAGGCGGCCCCCGCCGCCTCCCCTGACCCCAAGCCCACAGAGGCGGCTCCCGCACCAGCAAAGGAGGCCGCCGCAGCCCCTAGTTCAACACCAGCCGCCGAGCCCCCCGCCAAGGAGGCGAACGCCACAGAGGCACCAAGCAAGGATCAAACCGTAGCAGTTCAAGATTAA